One window of Triticum dicoccoides isolate Atlit2015 ecotype Zavitan chromosome 5A, WEW_v2.0, whole genome shotgun sequence genomic DNA carries:
- the LOC119297364 gene encoding uncharacterized protein LOC119297364, protein MSRPFPPLFVTLVLLLLTSTSSPATAAAEIAEAPSAVGCSGSAEAASRVVAESCTDDIVRSFFGVRGSDLCCRALETAGAGCYRTAFSGSPFADIYPTILGNVCGLAVAPSPGERSYY, encoded by the coding sequence ATGTCCCGGCCATTCCCTCCACTGTTCGTCACACTGGTCCTGCTGCTGCTAACGTcgacctcgtcgccggccaccgccgcgGCAGAgatcgcggaggcgccgtccgccgTTGGCTGCAGCGGGAGCGCGGAGGCGGCGTCGCGGGTGGTGGCGGAGAGCTGCACGGACGACATCGTCAGGTCCTTCTTCGGCGTGCGCGGCAGCGACCTCTGCTGCCGCGCGCTGGAGACGGCCGGCGCCGGGTGCTACCGCACGGCGTTCTCCGGCTCCCCGTTCGCCGATATCTACCCGACCATCCTCGGTAACGTCTGCGGCCTCGCCGTGGCTCCCAGCCCCGGGGAGCGGTCGTACTACTAG